The Luteolibacter arcticus genome has a window encoding:
- a CDS encoding SGNH/GDSL hydrolase family protein, protein MNRTLLLAGAAIAFPAFAKEAPPLPAELSAYVLDPAPEPAGLLLKKGDRVAICGDSITEQRRYSVIMESYLTTCLPELEITCRQYGWSGEQARGFLGRLESDVLRFKPTFATSCYGMNDFRYVPYDEAIAAEYRKNETAMVQAFKKAGARVLLGSSGIIDTVPHWVKSAKGSKEDLNLALSKFRNIGIQIAAAENVAFADVYRPMLLADNHAEKLHGPEFMVAGKDGVHPGWAGQVVMAYAFLKGMGIDGDLGTITLGRSGKATATEGHKIVSDDGGKITIKSTKLPFSPGPGDVKNDDSIRAGLALVPFDDELNRFILKIDFPSATNYDVTWGETTKTYTADHLKQGVNLAKDFENHPLLPAFKKVWDAVAAKQDYETRQIKSLVHGPEGAADLDATFALTEKVRTKLAKAVADAKQPAEHVITVTAK, encoded by the coding sequence ATGAACCGCACCCTGCTCCTCGCCGGCGCCGCCATCGCCTTTCCCGCCTTCGCCAAGGAAGCCCCGCCCCTGCCAGCCGAACTTTCCGCCTACGTGCTGGACCCCGCGCCGGAGCCGGCCGGCCTTCTCTTGAAGAAAGGCGACCGCGTGGCGATCTGCGGCGACTCGATCACCGAGCAAAGGCGCTACTCCGTCATCATGGAGAGCTACCTCACCACCTGCCTGCCGGAACTGGAAATCACCTGCCGCCAGTATGGCTGGAGCGGCGAGCAAGCGCGCGGCTTCCTCGGCCGACTGGAGAGCGATGTACTGCGCTTCAAGCCGACCTTCGCGACCTCCTGCTACGGCATGAATGACTTCCGCTACGTGCCCTACGACGAGGCGATCGCCGCGGAGTATCGCAAGAACGAGACCGCCATGGTGCAGGCGTTCAAGAAGGCCGGCGCCCGCGTGCTGTTAGGCTCGTCTGGCATCATCGATACCGTGCCGCACTGGGTGAAATCAGCCAAGGGTTCCAAGGAAGACCTCAATCTCGCGCTGTCGAAGTTCCGCAATATCGGCATCCAGATCGCCGCGGCGGAGAATGTCGCATTCGCCGATGTCTACCGCCCGATGCTGCTCGCGGACAACCACGCGGAGAAGCTCCATGGTCCGGAGTTCATGGTCGCGGGCAAGGATGGCGTGCATCCCGGCTGGGCGGGTCAGGTCGTGATGGCCTACGCCTTCCTGAAGGGCATGGGCATCGATGGTGACCTCGGCACGATCACGCTCGGCCGCTCCGGCAAGGCAACAGCCACCGAAGGCCACAAGATCGTCTCCGACGACGGCGGCAAGATCACGATCAAGAGCACCAAGCTGCCCTTCAGCCCCGGTCCCGGCGACGTGAAGAACGACGACTCGATCCGCGCCGGACTCGCGCTGGTGCCGTTCGATGACGAGCTGAACCGCTTCATCCTGAAGATCGACTTCCCCTCCGCCACGAACTACGACGTGACGTGGGGAGAGACGACCAAGACCTACACCGCGGACCACCTCAAGCAGGGCGTGAACCTGGCGAAGGACTTCGAGAATCATCCGCTGTTGCCCGCCTTCAAGAAGGTCTGGGACGCGGTGGCGGCGAAGCAGGACTACGAGACCCGCCAGATCAAATCGCTGGTTCACGGGCCCGAAGGCGCGGCGGATCTCGATGCGACCTTCGCCCTCACCGAGAAGGTCCGCACCAAGCTCGCGAAGGCGGTCGCCGATGCGAAACAGCCCGCCGAGCACGTGATCACTGTCACGGCGAAGTGA
- a CDS encoding PDZ domain-containing protein, with product MRPHLLLPLLLLSACDRPQAPVASAAPAPAPVLPGPVPAPNPDEILSSVIRINTTQQSWDQAEPWQKNTPGKRRALGAIVGNSLVLTTAEMAVDATLIELESPDGKRLATAKTMAVDYEANLALLGLASESDAKFFEGTKPLEIAAPPKPGDLVDILQVEENGTPLITSGGIQSIDVVSNFLPGQFFLTYEVKASMQSAASSFSLPVLRDGKLAGILSSYDAKDQISDVTATDLVARFVKEGADGDYAGFPSLGISISRTEDPNFRLFLKLPDDGGGLYVSKVRAGGAADKAGLKKGDVILTIDGHDIDRLGYFKDPHYGRLYWSHLVRGAKASGDKVGLTVQRDGKPLEIAAVLDRRDEADQLVPGYSFGKAPSFLVKGGLIFQELTRPLLESFGNEWQSRAPLNLLDVFENPEKYESRGRRIVFLSNVIPTPATVGYEPLQSMIVTKVNGKDIKDMKTLVEAFKTPAADGLHSIEFDEEKFHVYLDESVSDTVDKQLLQRGLPRLSRAED from the coding sequence ATGCGTCCTCACCTGTTGCTCCCGCTCTTGCTCCTTTCCGCCTGCGATCGCCCGCAGGCTCCGGTCGCATCCGCTGCTCCTGCGCCCGCCCCGGTGCTTCCCGGTCCGGTCCCGGCTCCGAACCCCGACGAGATTTTGTCCTCGGTCATCCGCATCAACACGACCCAACAGTCGTGGGACCAAGCCGAGCCGTGGCAAAAGAACACCCCGGGCAAGCGCCGCGCGCTCGGGGCCATCGTCGGCAACAGTCTCGTGCTCACCACCGCGGAAATGGCGGTCGATGCCACGTTGATCGAACTCGAGTCCCCCGATGGCAAACGGCTGGCCACCGCGAAGACCATGGCTGTCGACTACGAAGCGAACCTCGCTCTGTTAGGTCTCGCCTCGGAAAGCGACGCCAAGTTCTTCGAAGGCACCAAGCCCCTCGAAATTGCCGCACCGCCGAAGCCCGGCGACCTGGTCGATATCCTGCAGGTCGAGGAGAATGGCACCCCGCTCATCACCAGCGGCGGCATCCAGAGCATCGACGTCGTCTCGAATTTCCTGCCCGGCCAATTCTTCCTCACCTACGAGGTGAAGGCCTCGATGCAAAGCGCCGCCAGCAGCTTCTCGCTGCCCGTGCTGCGCGACGGCAAGCTCGCCGGCATCCTGAGCAGCTACGACGCCAAGGACCAGATCAGCGACGTCACCGCCACCGATCTCGTCGCCCGCTTCGTGAAAGAAGGAGCGGACGGCGACTACGCCGGCTTCCCCTCGCTCGGCATTTCCATCAGCCGCACGGAGGACCCGAACTTCCGCCTCTTCCTGAAGCTCCCCGATGACGGCGGCGGACTCTACGTTTCGAAGGTCCGCGCCGGTGGTGCCGCCGATAAAGCCGGCCTCAAGAAGGGCGACGTGATCCTTACCATCGACGGCCACGACATCGATCGCCTCGGCTACTTCAAGGACCCGCATTATGGTCGCCTCTACTGGAGCCACCTCGTCCGCGGGGCGAAGGCCAGTGGCGACAAGGTCGGCCTCACAGTCCAACGCGATGGCAAGCCGCTCGAAATCGCCGCCGTGCTCGACCGCCGCGACGAAGCCGACCAACTCGTGCCCGGGTATTCCTTTGGCAAGGCCCCGTCCTTCCTCGTCAAGGGCGGCCTCATCTTCCAGGAGCTCACCCGCCCGCTGCTCGAGTCCTTCGGCAACGAATGGCAGTCCCGCGCCCCGCTCAACCTGCTGGACGTCTTCGAAAATCCCGAGAAATACGAATCCCGCGGCCGTCGCATTGTCTTCCTCTCCAATGTGATCCCCACCCCCGCCACAGTCGGCTACGAGCCTCTCCAGAGCATGATCGTAACCAAGGTCAACGGCAAGGACATCAAGGACATGAAGACCCTCGTCGAGGCCTTCAAGACCCCGGCCGCCGATGGCTTGCACTCGATCGAATTCGACGAGGAAAAGTTCCACGTTTACCTCGACGAGAGCGTTTCCGACACGGTGGACAAGCAACTCCTCCAACGCGGTCTGCCCCGTCTTTCCCGGGCGGAGGACTGA
- a CDS encoding TonB-dependent receptor family protein, whose amino-acid sequence MKTSILTVAGIGGSLVSLLHAQSQSPDQLDAMVVEATVANKPSLTVPTPEISRADLEKTPGGVEVVDAERYLTGRASTVADTFALSAGVFAQPRFGSDEARLSIRGSGLQRTFHGRGIRVLQDGVPLNLADGGFDFQALDPLSASYINVWRGGNALAYGSSTLGGAIDYVSHTGLTSPGYSARLEAGSFGYLRARFASGFSEGSKDLYFSLSQQSQEGFRHHADQDNQRLFANFGWQIADHVETRVYLTSVVTDSELPGNLTKAELELDPRKAAPANITQDQKRDFELFRLASKTTVENGNSAVDFIAAWTYKDLDHPIFQVIDQKSNDGLLGVVFTNTDDLFEREQRFRAGLLFLRGETNAANYTNVGGHRTALLQKDEQTATNLEAFFESQLELGAGFTGVLGAAASRNERETRRVFGPTLANSSHDRTYDNLSPKIGVRWDADEEKTTQVYANVSGSYEPPSFSESGTAVVANEAQGATTFELGTRGAVGFARWDLSVYRAEIDDELLTVQLPPPAAIGATGTINADQTIHQGVELAGEVDLLGCAWEDNPAQRLVFRTAWTYGDYHFDKDPTYGDNQIAGLPEHLIRGELMWENESGWYAGPTFEWVPVESWIDHRNTFSADPYALLGFKFGRRVEEGISWFIEGKNLTDEGYAATTGVIENANGTDQRQFLPGDGRGVFAGIECRW is encoded by the coding sequence TTGAAAACTTCCATCCTCACGGTTGCCGGTATCGGCGGCTCGCTCGTTTCCCTTCTTCACGCCCAATCCCAGTCGCCTGATCAACTCGATGCCATGGTCGTCGAGGCCACGGTGGCGAATAAGCCCTCGCTCACCGTCCCGACGCCCGAGATCAGCCGAGCTGACCTTGAGAAAACTCCCGGCGGCGTCGAGGTCGTCGATGCCGAGCGCTATCTCACCGGCCGCGCCAGCACGGTGGCCGATACGTTCGCCCTGTCTGCCGGGGTGTTCGCCCAGCCGCGTTTCGGCTCGGATGAGGCGCGGCTTTCGATCCGTGGCTCTGGTCTACAACGGACCTTTCACGGTCGCGGCATCCGCGTCTTGCAAGACGGCGTGCCGCTGAATCTGGCCGACGGCGGCTTCGACTTCCAGGCGCTCGATCCACTATCCGCATCGTACATCAATGTCTGGCGCGGCGGGAATGCGCTGGCCTACGGCTCATCGACGCTGGGTGGCGCGATCGACTACGTTTCCCACACCGGCCTGACCTCGCCGGGTTATTCCGCGCGCTTGGAGGCGGGCTCCTTCGGCTACCTGCGGGCACGCTTTGCGAGCGGCTTCAGCGAGGGCTCGAAGGATCTGTACTTCAGCCTTTCGCAGCAGTCGCAGGAGGGCTTCCGCCATCATGCCGACCAGGACAACCAGCGGCTCTTCGCCAACTTCGGCTGGCAGATCGCCGATCATGTGGAAACCCGCGTCTATCTCACCTCCGTGGTCACCGATTCAGAGCTGCCGGGCAATCTGACGAAAGCCGAGCTGGAACTCGATCCGCGAAAGGCCGCACCGGCGAACATTACCCAGGATCAGAAGCGCGACTTCGAGCTGTTCCGGCTCGCGAGCAAGACCACGGTGGAGAATGGCAACAGCGCCGTCGATTTCATCGCGGCGTGGACCTACAAGGATCTCGATCATCCGATTTTCCAGGTGATCGACCAGAAGTCGAACGACGGGCTGTTAGGCGTCGTCTTCACCAACACCGACGATCTGTTCGAGCGCGAGCAACGATTCCGTGCGGGCCTGCTTTTCCTGCGCGGCGAGACGAACGCAGCGAACTACACGAACGTAGGCGGTCATCGCACGGCGCTGCTCCAAAAGGACGAACAGACCGCGACCAACCTCGAGGCGTTTTTCGAAAGCCAGCTCGAGCTCGGTGCCGGCTTCACCGGTGTGCTGGGTGCCGCCGCCTCGCGCAATGAGCGCGAAACCCGTCGCGTCTTCGGCCCCACGCTTGCCAACAGCAGCCATGATCGTACCTACGACAACCTCTCGCCGAAGATCGGCGTGCGCTGGGATGCCGACGAAGAGAAGACGACGCAGGTCTATGCCAATGTGAGCGGCAGCTACGAGCCGCCGTCTTTCAGCGAATCCGGCACCGCCGTGGTCGCGAACGAAGCGCAGGGAGCGACCACCTTCGAACTCGGCACGCGTGGTGCCGTGGGCTTCGCGCGTTGGGACCTCTCCGTCTATCGCGCCGAGATCGATGACGAGTTGCTGACCGTCCAGCTCCCGCCGCCCGCCGCCATCGGCGCGACCGGCACGATCAATGCCGACCAGACCATCCACCAGGGAGTGGAGCTGGCGGGCGAGGTCGATCTGTTAGGTTGCGCGTGGGAGGACAACCCGGCGCAGCGCCTGGTCTTCCGCACTGCGTGGACCTACGGCGACTACCATTTCGACAAGGACCCGACCTACGGTGACAACCAGATCGCCGGTCTGCCGGAGCACCTGATCCGCGGCGAGTTGATGTGGGAGAACGAGTCGGGCTGGTACGCCGGCCCGACCTTCGAGTGGGTGCCGGTGGAGTCATGGATCGACCACCGCAACACCTTCTCCGCCGACCCCTATGCCCTCCTCGGCTTCAAATTCGGCCGCCGCGTGGAAGAGGGGATCTCATGGTTCATCGAGGGCAAGAACCTCACCGACGAAGGCTACGCCGCCACCACCGGCGTGATCGAAAACGCGAATGGCACCGACCAACGCCAGTTCCTGCCCGGCGACGGCCGCGGAGTCTTTGCAGGTATCGAGTGCCGCTGGTGA
- a CDS encoding RES family NAD+ phosphorylase, giving the protein MALWFRIVQERWAATAMDGEGARLYGGRWNPPGIAAIYLAESRALAALEILVHAPREALALEWRVIPVDVPDEWVEPARALPDGWRDQPSSVTARRYGAAWLAKERAVGLVLPSVVVPRERNLLFNPRHPQATKLKVSKAERFVFDPRL; this is encoded by the coding sequence ATGGCGCTCTGGTTCCGGATCGTGCAGGAGCGTTGGGCGGCCACGGCGATGGACGGCGAAGGCGCGCGTCTTTACGGGGGGCGGTGGAATCCACCCGGTATCGCGGCGATCTATCTGGCGGAGTCGCGGGCCTTGGCGGCACTGGAGATCCTCGTGCATGCCCCAAGGGAGGCGCTTGCCTTGGAGTGGCGGGTCATTCCGGTGGACGTGCCGGACGAGTGGGTCGAGCCGGCACGTGCCTTGCCGGATGGCTGGCGTGACCAACCTTCGTCCGTGACGGCGAGGCGCTATGGGGCCGCGTGGCTGGCCAAGGAGCGTGCGGTCGGGCTTGTGCTGCCAAGCGTGGTTGTTCCGCGGGAGAGGAATCTGTTGTTCAATCCTCGTCATCCGCAGGCTACGAAGCTGAAGGTGAGCAAGGCGGAGCGCTTTGTCTTCGATCCGCGGTTGTGA
- a CDS encoding FG-GAP repeat domain-containing protein has translation MKAHAILLPAGLFAIALSVANTPGRPAWKKQVLTRDFLTEGLAAGDLDGDKVKDLVAGAFWFKGPEFKEAKAYREGKAMPIGAYMEDSFLSWVEDLNGDGKNDILMASHPGKDMTLYLNPGKEGEWTAHRVMTEAAHESPLWLDLDGDKKNEMVCMQGGKFGYAEVDWSDVTKPWSFIAISEKRTGTPYLHGLGAGDLSGDGKMDIVEKDGWFEQPAEKGGAWTWHPEEFAGPGGAQMLVFDVDQDGDNDMVTSLNGHGYGLFWYENHRSDGKVAFTPHEILPEDQRKTGANGLQFSQLHAMDAGDFDKDGRMDFTTGKRFWAHMGNDPGERDPALAVIFYNRKDGDGVRWEAEVIDNDSGVGCQVLAVDLDGDGRLEFAAGSKKGVHVIRR, from the coding sequence ATGAAAGCCCACGCCATCCTCTTGCCCGCCGGACTGTTTGCCATCGCCCTGTCCGTCGCCAATACCCCCGGGAGACCGGCATGGAAAAAGCAGGTGCTCACGCGGGATTTCCTCACCGAAGGCCTGGCCGCGGGGGATCTGGATGGCGACAAGGTGAAGGATCTCGTCGCCGGTGCCTTCTGGTTTAAGGGCCCGGAATTCAAGGAAGCGAAGGCTTATCGCGAGGGCAAGGCGATGCCAATCGGTGCCTACATGGAGGACTCGTTTTTGAGCTGGGTGGAGGACCTGAATGGAGACGGCAAGAACGACATCCTCATGGCCAGCCACCCCGGCAAGGACATGACGCTCTACCTGAACCCCGGCAAGGAGGGCGAGTGGACTGCCCACCGGGTGATGACCGAAGCCGCGCACGAAAGCCCGCTGTGGCTCGATCTCGACGGCGACAAGAAGAACGAGATGGTCTGCATGCAGGGTGGCAAGTTCGGCTACGCGGAGGTCGATTGGTCGGACGTAACCAAGCCGTGGTCCTTCATCGCGATTTCGGAGAAGCGCACCGGGACGCCGTATCTGCATGGTTTGGGGGCGGGGGACTTGAGCGGCGATGGTAAGATGGACATCGTGGAGAAGGATGGCTGGTTTGAGCAACCGGCGGAGAAGGGCGGAGCGTGGACGTGGCATCCGGAGGAATTCGCCGGTCCCGGTGGCGCGCAGATGCTGGTCTTCGATGTGGATCAGGATGGCGACAACGATATGGTCACCAGCCTCAATGGCCATGGCTACGGGCTGTTTTGGTACGAGAACCATCGTAGTGACGGCAAGGTGGCTTTCACCCCCCATGAGATCCTGCCGGAGGATCAGCGCAAGACCGGTGCGAACGGTCTGCAATTCAGCCAGCTCCACGCGATGGATGCGGGCGACTTCGACAAAGATGGCCGCATGGACTTCACCACCGGCAAGCGCTTCTGGGCGCACATGGGCAATGATCCTGGCGAGCGGGATCCCGCTCTCGCGGTGATTTTCTACAATCGGAAGGATGGCGACGGGGTTCGCTGGGAGGCGGAGGTCATCGACAATGACTCGGGGGTGGGCTGCCAGGTGCTGGCCGTGGATCTGGATGGGGATGGTCGGCTGGAGTTTGCAGCGGGGAGCAAGAAGGGCGTGCATGTGATCCGGCGGTGA
- a CDS encoding S1C family serine protease, whose protein sequence is MLARLVFPLALLVAGPVLAQTAAPIPMTPPGAPSDIYRSVVRIEAAAQVPDYQTPWNSGRFGGGIGTGFVIGKNQFLTNAHVVSNARRLLITIHGSPRKYPAKVKHIAHDCDLALLEVEDFSDFAKFPVFSLGEVPQLESQVRVIGYPIGGERLSVTRGVVSRIDFSSYSHSRADQHLIVQIDAAINPGNSGGPVVQEGKVVGVAFQGLRQADNTGYIIPTPVIRRFLKDIEDGHYDHYVDLGVSTFPLYNPAMRQALKLKDDGNGVLVTDVTPTGSCDGVLKPGDVLVSIDGHEVDSAGQILLDGEKVDLNEVVERKFAGDKVALRWLSEGTWNDKDVELKPLPPARMYAIQYEKKPRYTVFAGLVFQPLDTNLFATTKLDDVNVRRLYSDYVPKGIFTERQDVVLLTRIESDPVNSQLGGFTGKAVDKINGTVVKSLKHAHELLNPATPPEFFVIELFGSPRPVVLPGNAIAAANKRVSETYAIDQLSNLEE, encoded by the coding sequence ATGCTCGCGCGTCTCGTTTTCCCGCTCGCCTTGCTTGTGGCAGGTCCAGTCCTCGCCCAAACGGCAGCCCCGATCCCGATGACCCCGCCCGGGGCTCCCTCGGACATCTACCGCTCGGTCGTCCGGATCGAGGCCGCGGCCCAGGTCCCGGACTACCAGACGCCGTGGAATAGCGGCCGCTTCGGCGGCGGCATCGGCACCGGCTTCGTCATCGGGAAGAACCAGTTCCTCACCAATGCCCACGTCGTTTCCAATGCCCGCCGCCTGCTGATCACCATCCACGGCAGCCCGCGGAAATACCCGGCGAAGGTGAAGCACATCGCCCATGACTGCGACCTCGCCCTTCTTGAAGTGGAGGACTTCTCCGATTTCGCGAAGTTTCCGGTATTCTCCCTCGGCGAGGTGCCCCAGCTCGAAAGCCAGGTCCGCGTGATCGGCTACCCCATCGGCGGCGAGCGCCTGTCGGTCACCCGCGGCGTCGTCTCGCGCATCGACTTCTCCTCCTACTCCCACTCGCGCGCCGACCAGCACCTCATCGTGCAGATCGATGCCGCCATCAATCCCGGCAACTCCGGCGGCCCGGTGGTGCAGGAGGGCAAAGTCGTCGGCGTCGCCTTCCAAGGCCTGCGCCAGGCGGACAATACCGGCTACATCATTCCCACGCCCGTCATCCGCCGCTTCCTCAAGGACATCGAGGACGGCCACTACGACCACTACGTGGACCTCGGCGTCTCCACCTTCCCGCTCTACAATCCCGCCATGCGCCAGGCGCTGAAGCTGAAGGACGATGGCAATGGCGTGCTAGTCACCGACGTCACCCCCACCGGCTCCTGCGACGGCGTGCTCAAACCCGGCGACGTGCTCGTCTCCATCGACGGCCACGAAGTCGACAGCGCCGGCCAGATCCTGCTCGATGGCGAGAAGGTCGACCTCAACGAAGTCGTCGAGCGCAAGTTCGCCGGTGACAAGGTCGCCCTGCGCTGGCTCAGCGAAGGCACCTGGAATGACAAGGACGTCGAGCTCAAGCCGCTGCCACCGGCGCGCATGTATGCCATCCAGTATGAAAAGAAGCCGCGCTACACCGTCTTCGCCGGACTCGTTTTCCAACCGCTCGACACCAATCTCTTCGCCACCACCAAGCTCGACGACGTCAACGTCCGCCGCCTCTACAGCGACTACGTGCCAAAGGGCATCTTCACCGAGCGCCAGGACGTCGTGCTTCTCACGCGCATCGAGAGCGATCCCGTGAATAGCCAGCTCGGCGGCTTCACCGGCAAGGCTGTGGACAAGATCAACGGCACCGTGGTCAAGAGCCTCAAGCACGCCCACGAGCTCCTCAATCCCGCCACGCCGCCTGAGTTCTTCGTCATCGAGCTGTTCGGCTCGCCGCGGCCCGTCGTTCTCCCCGGCAATGCCATCGCCGCCGCCAACAAGCGGGTGAGCGAAACCTACGCCATCGATCAACTTTCCAATCTCGAAGAGTGA
- the parS gene encoding type II RES/Xre toxin-antitoxin system antitoxin — protein MRRKVSYRDALKKGKGAPAPPPPPEQIAYAEEIDERSKGSVLREPEAAYMIDKVRDGLPMTEFHTLREMLGLTEERLAGLLGMSRATLHRRKTGGTLDRAASDRLVRYARLLNRAEAVFDSADSARRWLSAPAIAFHGESPLDFADTEVGAREVEALLGRIEHGVFS, from the coding sequence ATGAGACGGAAGGTCAGCTATCGTGATGCGCTGAAAAAGGGCAAGGGGGCGCCAGCACCGCCGCCCCCGCCGGAGCAAATCGCCTACGCGGAGGAGATAGATGAGCGCTCCAAGGGCTCCGTGCTCCGCGAACCGGAAGCCGCCTACATGATCGACAAGGTGCGGGACGGGCTGCCCATGACCGAGTTCCACACGCTGCGCGAAATGCTCGGGCTCACCGAGGAACGGCTGGCCGGACTGCTCGGGATGTCGCGGGCCACGCTGCACCGGCGCAAGACGGGTGGCACGCTGGATCGCGCGGCCTCGGACCGGCTGGTGCGCTATGCGCGGCTGCTGAACCGGGCGGAGGCGGTTTTCGATAGTGCGGACTCGGCGCGGAGGTGGCTGTCTGCCCCGGCGATTGCTTTCCACGGGGAGAGCCCGCTGGATTTTGCGGACACCGAGGTCGGGGCCCGGGAAGTGGAGGCGCTACTTGGACGCATTGAACACGGCGTGTTTTCTTAA
- a CDS encoding aldo/keto reductase gives MTRRDTFRLMAGGLAMSQVAAQEPAAAMMTRLIPSSGEKLPVIGMGTWQTFDVADPAPLEEVLKVFSELGGKLLDSSPMYGKSEQVAGDLIGKLGLRDKLFIATKVWTKGEAEGIAQMDASMKKLRAKPIDLMQVHNLLDVGAHLDTLRGWKKDGLVRYLGITHYTASQHEAVAKLVASETLDFLQINYSLGEREAEDKLLPLAKDRGVAVIANRPFAGGELFKKLREKPLPGWAKEIDCESWAQVMLKFVVSHPAMTCAIPATSKVAHLRDNMKAGIGTMPDEAMRKRIAAEVT, from the coding sequence ATGACTCGACGTGATACCTTCCGTCTGATGGCCGGTGGTCTGGCAATGAGCCAGGTCGCCGCCCAGGAACCCGCCGCTGCGATGATGACCCGCCTCATCCCCTCCTCCGGTGAGAAGCTGCCCGTCATCGGCATGGGCACGTGGCAGACCTTCGACGTCGCGGACCCCGCGCCATTGGAGGAAGTGCTGAAGGTCTTCTCCGAACTCGGCGGCAAGCTACTGGATTCCTCGCCGATGTATGGCAAGTCCGAGCAAGTCGCGGGCGATCTGATCGGGAAGCTTGGTTTGCGGGACAAGCTCTTCATTGCCACCAAGGTGTGGACCAAGGGCGAGGCGGAGGGCATCGCGCAGATGGATGCCTCGATGAAGAAGCTGCGCGCCAAGCCGATCGACTTGATGCAGGTGCACAATCTCCTCGATGTCGGGGCACATCTCGACACCTTGCGCGGGTGGAAGAAGGACGGCCTCGTCCGCTATCTCGGCATCACCCACTACACGGCCAGCCAACATGAAGCGGTCGCGAAGCTGGTTGCTTCCGAGACGCTCGATTTCCTGCAGATCAACTACTCGCTCGGCGAGCGTGAGGCGGAGGACAAGCTGCTTCCGCTCGCCAAGGATCGAGGTGTCGCGGTCATCGCGAATCGTCCCTTCGCGGGCGGCGAGTTGTTCAAGAAACTCCGCGAGAAACCGCTGCCCGGTTGGGCGAAGGAGATCGACTGCGAAAGCTGGGCGCAGGTGATGCTGAAGTTCGTGGTCTCCCACCCCGCCATGACCTGCGCGATCCCGGCCACGTCAAAGGTGGCACACCTCCGCGACAACATGAAGGCCGGCATTGGCACGATGCCGGACGAAGCGATGCGGAAGCGGATCGCGGCGGAGGTCACCTGA